The proteins below are encoded in one region of Lactuca sativa cultivar Salinas chromosome 3, Lsat_Salinas_v11, whole genome shotgun sequence:
- the LOC111879095 gene encoding uncharacterized protein LOC111879095, producing MGESPDTMDNYMRMSERTARESLYTLSRGVVETFGDVYLRKPSLHDLQELYAAHEERHGFLGMFGSIDCTHWKWKNCPVAWKWQYTSGHHGSPSLSPIFDDLLNGKASDAPFTVNGNEYKYGYYLTDEIYPQYSTFVKAFRRLVEERDNFFKRRQEKARKDVERAFGVLKAKWHIVEHAARPLDLETLRYIMYACIIMHNMVVEDKGRNIAHYMPTEPRHVQFQPGTTDYLHRVVDIQDANKHRQLREGLADYIFYGNNNDNE from the exons ATGGGGGAGTCACCCGACACCATGGACAACTATATGAGAATGTCCGAAAGAACCGCAAGGGAGAGTTTGTATACATTGTCAAGGGGTGTTGTTGAAACATTTGGAGACGTGTATTTGCGGAAACCTTCATTGCATGATTTGCAAGAATTGTATGCAGCGCATGAAGAACGCCATGGGTTTCTCGGAATGTTCGGAAGCATTGATTGCACACACTGGAAATGGAAAAATTGTCCGGTAGCATGGAAATGGCAATACACAAGTGGTCATCACGGATCACCTTCGTTG TCGCCAATATTCGACGATCTTTTGAATGGAAAGGCCTCGGATGCTCCTTTCACAGTGAATGGAAATGAATACAAATATGGATATTACCTTACAGATGAAATATATCCTCAGTATTCTACATTCGTGAAGGCGTTCCGCCGCCTGGTTGAAGAACGAGACAATTTTTTTAAGAGAAGACAAGAAAAAGCACGTAAGGATGTGGAACGTGCTTTTGGAGTGTTGAAGGCGAAGTGGCATATAGTCGAACATGCAGCACGACCATTGGATTTAGAAACTCTACGATatatcatgtatgcatgtatcataatgcataacatggtaGTAGAAGATAAAGGGCGAAATATTGCACACTATATGCCAACGGAGCCCAGACACGTTCAGTTTCAACCAGGAACAACAGACTATTTGCATCGCGTTGTTGACATTCAGGACGCAAATAAACACAGACAACTTCGAGAGGGCTTGGCGGATTATATATTCTATGGTAATAATAACGATAACGAATaa